The following proteins are encoded in a genomic region of Astatotilapia calliptera chromosome 22, fAstCal1.2, whole genome shotgun sequence:
- the chtopa gene encoding chromatin target of PRMT1a, whose protein sequence is MSAAASQKVVLKSTTKVSLNERFTNMLKNKQPTAVSIRATMQQQHLASARNRRLAQQMENRPSVQAALNHKQSLKQRLGKSNIQARLGRPVGALMRGGPPGGRGGMRGMNRGGLRGRGRGGIMRGALSLRGKRGSTGGPMRGRGSAGRMAMRRGGRQRGAGVGRGGALSRGAARGMPRGRGGLRGRGGFAGRRGRGRGVGRPAVTREQLDNQLDAYMSKTKGHLDAELDAYMAQADPDSME, encoded by the exons ATGAGTGCGGCTGCCTCCCAAAAAGTTGTCCTGAAAAGCACCACCAAAGTGTCCCTAAATGAGCG CTTCACTAACATGCTGAAGAACAAGCAACCCACTGCGGTAAGCATTCGAGCCACCATGCAACAGCAGCATTTGGCTAGCGCCCGCAATCGTCGGCTGGCCCAGCAGATGGAGAACCGGCCTTCGGTGCAAGCCGCTCTGAATCACAAGCAG AGCCTAAAGCAGCGACTGGGGAAGAGCAACATCCAAGCCCGGCTGGGTCGGCCTGTTGGGGCTCTGATGCGTGGAGGACCTcctggaggcagaggaggaatGCGTGGGATGAACAGAGGAGGTCTTCGGGGACGAGGCAGAGGAGGCATAATGAGGGGAGCTCTGTCCCTGAGAG GGAAGCGAGGTTCTACAGGTGGGCCCATGCGAGGCCGTGGTTCTGCCGGTCGTATGGCAATGCGTAGAGGAGGCCGCCAGCGTGGTGCAGGTGTTGGAAGAGGAGGAGCTCTGTCCCGAGGAGCAGCTCGAGGAATGCCCAGAG GTCGCGGGGGGCTGCGTGGACGTGGCGGTTTTGCTGGGCGACGTGGACGTGGCCGAGGTGTCGGTAGACCGGCTGTTACTCGCGAGCAGCTGGACAACCAGCTGGATGCCTACATGTCAAAGACTAAGGGACATTTGGACGCAGAACTGGATGCCTACATGGCCCAGGCAGACCCCGACTCTATGGAGTAA